The DNA window ggcgtgagccactgcctccggcctactctttttttttttttttgagacagagtcttgctctgtcacccaagctggagtgtggtggtgaaatcttggctctctgcaacctctgcctcctgggctcaagcaattctgccacctcagcctgggctacaggtgcatgccatcacacttgttaatttttaaaattttttgtagagacgaggtacTCTATAtatcctaggctggtctcaaactcatgggctcaagtgatccattcaccttggcctaccagagtgttgggattaccagtATGCCTGTCCTATTACCACTGTACACAAGGCGTTCCATGATTGTGgtcaaggcagaagaaaaatatagagtAACCTTAAAATACAAtctagaccaggcacggtggctcatgcctgtaatcccagcactttgggaggctgaggcaggcagatcacctgaggtcaggagttcaagaccagcctggccaacatggtgaaactccatctctaccaaaatatacaaaaattagctgggcgtggtggtgggcaccatgATGGTACATACCtatgatctcagctactcgggaggctgaggcagggagaattgcttgaatccgggaagcggaggttgcagtgagcagagatcatgccactacactccagcctgggcaacagagtgagcctctgtctcaaaaaaaaaaaaaaaagaaagaaaatcttgcatGAGAAAGTTAGTCTCTCTTATGCTTGCTAAGGGAGAGCTTAATTTTAGTCTCATTTACTGGATGTTCTTGAAATCGAATGCAAGGGCTGTTCCTCATCGTATACAAGTTTACATAAATATTCTCTGTAGAGACTTTTAAGTTGAATTTTAAACTTGCTTCCCTTATATGTGAacttagcattttttttccctcctaaaaTTTATGAGTTTTAAAAGATAGATGTGGTTAAACAGGaatccaagttaaaaaaaaatatgcctGATGCAGTGACTCGTGCCTTAATCTCCCCGCTTTGGGaaaccaagatgggaggatcgcttgaggccagaagctggagaccagtctgggcaacatagcaagaccctatctataaaaaattggttttttgccaggtgcggtggctcatacctgtaatccgagcactttggaaggctgaggcaggtggatcacgagatcagtagttcaagaccagcctgaccaacatgatgaaaccctgtctctactaaaaatacaaaaagtaataataacaattagggcgtggtggtacatacctgtaatcccagctacttgggaggctgaggcaggagaattgcttgaacccaagaggcgaaggttacagtgagccaagatcaagccgctgtactccatcctgggtgacagagcaagactctgtcttaaaaaaagggaaaaaagtttgtttttgtttttttaagttagccaagtgtgggggcatgtgcccgtagtccctgctatagctactcaggaggttgaggcaggaggatcatttaagcctaCGAGtttgcctctgcactccagccttggcaacagagcaagaccctgcctaaaaaaattaggcaggcaggGGTTGCAAATTCAGAGGCCAGGCATATAAAGAACCCTGGTAAAAGGAACAAATAAGGCTGTGGGTTTGGAAAAATGTAAGGAAACCTGAGCAGCATGCTGTTTCTGAAATCATTTGTATGTTAAAAGTATCTGCAGGCATTTGAGGGTCActaagtttgtcaattttgtattAAGAAAGTTatgtgggtcacacctgtaatcccagtactttgggaggctgaaggtgggaagatcacttgagcccaggagtttgagacagcctgggcaacaaagggagaacctacctctacaaaaataaaaacattaactgggagtggtggtgcatgtctgtggacgcagctgcttgggaggcagaggcaggaggatcgcctgagcctgggaggtcgaggctacagtgccCCAttattgtgctactgcactccagcttgggtgacagagtgagaccctgactcaagaaaacagaaagttaTGTGACTGCCAGTAAAGTTAATGTCATCTTAAGCTGTGCTAATACGGAGTGGGCGGGTGGGTGAGGGACTCTGCAGCTTTGATTAAACCACACCTGAAGTATTGTGGTTAGTTCTGGGTGCCACTTTGATGAGGGCCACTACTAACTAGAATTTATCCAGAAAGGTATGATGAAGTTAGGATGGGAAATGGACCTGAAACCATGTGATCTAAGGTATGATTGGAAGGATAGAGATCTTTTAGCCTGGTAAAAAGATTTCATTCATGGCTATcttcaatatataaatgttatgagGATAGCAGTAGGCTTATTCTCTTAGGTCAGAATCAGTACTGAGTGGGTAGAGTGGTAGGAGGAAGACTTTGAGTCATTAAAAGACCGTCTCAGTTGCACCAAAATAGTGTAAGCCTAATTATGAATATCATAAAAACCACACCTATTTGTTAAGGTGGCAAGAGTTGGgcagataatatatttaaatcacTGTAGAATGGGAGCATAAATGTGTGCTTtcatattcattcaataaatatttactgagcacctgtcATATGCCAGGTGCTATACTAGCTATTGTCGGAGCATACATTCAAACTGAACAAGTACGttttgggggggggtgtgtgtgtatgtgtatgtgtatgtatgtatgtgtccaTGTCCAGGTTCTCTAACTATAGCAGTGTTAGTGGTTCTTACATGAACAGCAATACATAGACTATATTAAAGGTTAGGTGTTGGAAAGTTTAAaccagaaatacataaaaatatattattatacacTGTACAATTGACCAGACAACTGACCACAAAATAGATAATAGGGAAAATTAAGACCAACCCAAAATAGGTGATACACTAATAAAGAAGCTCCTTTCCCCAAATTGAGGAAATTCTAACTGAGTTTGCATGCATACATTGCAGTATGAGCTTGTTGATCATGCTTGTTAAATATGGAAGTAGTATTCTCCATATACTCTGGTAATATGCCAATTTTTGTTAGGAATACAAAATTTTAGTAATCTGAATTTAAAATTGTCCATTTTTtgtccttaaaaaacaaaatacttccaTTTTTGAGTCAGTGTAAGGCCCATTAGGAAGACTCTTAAGGACCACTATTTGAGAATCACAAATATAAtgcattttggttttatttcttttttttttttttttttttttttttaatgacagagtcttcctctgtcacccagtctggagtgcagtgatgcagtcttggctcactgcaatctccacctccaaggttcaagcagttcttatgccgcagccttccaagaagctggTATTACACGCATGCTCcagcataccaccatgcccagctataatgcattttcttttattttagcttttttctttttgagacagagtctcactccacccaggctggagtacagtggcactttctcggcttattgcaacctccgcctcctgggttcaggcaattctcttacctcatcctgggattacaggtgcccaccaccacgcccagctgatttttgtatttttagtagagacaggtttcaccatgttgaccaggctggtctcgaactccagacctcaagtgatccacctgtctcagcctcccaaatgttgggattacaggtgtaagcaacTACACCCGGCCTATAATGCATTTCTAAAGCACTGGTTAGACTAGACAACCTTTAAGTCTCTTCTAGTTCTGAgggttttgtgatttttatgaCCTGGGCCTGAAAAGGATACAGATATTTGTTTGGATAGCATATTTTATAGTGCTTTCCTTTGAGTAATGGtgtaatattgtattttatagtGAGGTATAGTTTTTGAAAGCCAAGAAATTTAATTTGGAAGATACTTTTCTTGCCAACTAAGTTTAATTTcttgcattttaaatgttaataatttgATGAGAACATAATACAATGCAAAAGTTAGGACTGTTATAATTGTTAAGTCTAATTGGTCATCACATTATTATTACTTGACCAGTTTTTTTactgaaacttttttaaaaactcttgtaTTGGGAAATTTTAGGGAAATCACTTTATCAAAACTTGGAGATAGTCATTATCATTAAGGAGTCTTCATATACTGCATACCCCCGGTTAGAGGATGGAATGCAGAACTCATTATACTTTGCATAGAAGAGGGAAGAAACTCAATCCCAAAGTCATATGGAAGCAGTCTCACATGTATTGTTGGTTATATATGAtatcaagtatttttatttttccttttagtgaGATCACGTACTATAGGTGAACTTTTAGCTCCTGCAGCTCCTTTTGACAAGAAATGTGGTCGTGAAAATTGGACTGTTGCTTTTGCTCCAGATGGTTCATACTTTGCTTGGTCACAAGGACATCGCACAGTAAAACTTGTTCCGTGGTCCCAGTGCCTTCAGAACTTgtaagactttttcttttctgtattttgtatcTGTTTGTGGAATTTACTATTTTCTCTCAGTGTAGggtaataaaaacattttgatatttaagTTTTACTTTATAGATGGTGTTGTGAGTTTTAGTCATGGGCTGAATATATTTATTGGAAATTTTGTGTAAAGTATTCTttgggccaggggcagtggctcaggccggtaatcccagcactttgggaggccaacgcaggcagatcacttgaggtcgggagtttgagaccagcctggccaatatggtgaaaccccatctctactgaaaatacaaagactagctgggcatggtgtggcacacctgtagtcccagctactcaggaggctgaggcagaagaattccttgaacccaggagtcggaggttgcagtgagtcgagatagcaccactgcattccagcctgggtgacagagccaaactctgtctcaaaaaaaaaaaaaaaaaaaagaattgtctgATCTTATTTATACATTAAGTTTTTCTGTACATTAAAGTCAGATTGTGTCTAACAAATGCATATATATAGTGGTATGCCAGAGCAGGTGACTTCTGTGATGTGAAGCTTTTTGGATTCGCTTGGATTTTACAACATGTTGTTGGATAACTCTGATGCatagtagtagagacaggggtttcaccattttggccaggctggtctcaaactcctgacttcaggtgatccacccttctcggcctcccaaagtgctaggattacaggcgtgagccaccgagcctgggcttttgttgttgttgtttttgtttttaatggactTATGGTCCCTCTGCTTGGGGTAAATTGAGTTTGgatgtttgttgaatgtttttctaaaatgtataatatgCTATATTGGatctttccctgtttttttttgtatctagTAGACCTTCATGGTTATAGTGACTAATGTTCTCATTATGTATTACTTGAGGTCTAGAACCTATGGGAAACTGGTCATggtttgaggatttttttttctcccttaaggCAATTTTCTGGTATCAGCTTGACCATATCTTAAgttactgggttttttttgtttggttggttggtttttgcttatttatatttgtgtttttaggtTGAAGGGAGCACCAGTTGATACGGTGGTTTTGAGGAAATTTTGGGAGGCAAATAAGTTATAATATAAATTGCTTTATTGTTGAATTTACTACTCAGTCACTGAGAATTTCTATTAATGACCTGAATTTATTCGGTCCTTCTCTCGTAGTTCAAATGTCAACCTTTCCCTTCCTATCTATAGGATTCTATTGTTATTCGGTGTCATTATAATAACATTGAGGTTATTTTAACAAACAGTTGTAATTATTCAATGTCCAGAGGAGTCCAGAGTGAATAATAATACAATTTCCATCTGACTTCCCCCACCCCAGTCTCTTGCATGGCACCAAGAATGTTACCAATTCAAGCAGTTTAAGATTGCCAAGACAAAATAGTGATGGTGGTCAGAAAAATAAGCCTCGTGAACATATTATAGACTGTGGAGATATAGTCTGGAGTCTTGCTTTTGGGTCGTCAGTTCCAGAAAAACAGAGTCGCTGTGTAAATATAGAATGGCATCGCTTCAGATTTGGACAAGATCAGCTACTTCTTGCTACAGGGTTGAACAATGGGCGTATCAAAATATGGGATGTATATACAGGTATGGATTCATAGTTTTTAaagcaaatgtattattttgtgaTGCAGGGCACTACTCATAGGCACTGGAATTAGGATTTGAGGATTTCAGCTTACTGAAAAGCAAGAATTGATGGCATAAGTGTGTCTTTATAATTGACCTGAATATCACCTTCTTCAGCTCATCATTTTAATTTAGGAAAATGATAGAGTTCATATTGCTTCATCACTCTTTAGAGAGTAGTATAGTAGGAAAGGCTTTTCTAGGGAATGTTTAATTAGTTGTCCTTTATAACCTAGTTACTTAGTTAATGACTCACATGTCAAGgtgttttctttgtactttttcaaTGATTAATAGCTTAGAGGTTTTCAAGGTAAATCAGATTTCAACAATCATTATCTCAACTTGGAAAGGTTTAGTGAAAGTTTAGATAGGTTGAGAAGTTAAATTCTTTGGGCAACTAAAAATCAATGTGTTGCTTATTGCCTAAAACACTTTCTGGCATATAATATTCCTCAAAAATgtaaaggatttttaaagaatCATTAAAACAACATGTACATTAGAACATAACAAGTAATACTAACATAGGTGATAATGAGTCAAAATCTGGGTTCTTGAAAAAAGTAAGATGAACACATAGATTTTCTTAGAAAACAAAGCTCTTACGgtattatttaaatacatttttttcactgGGATCATGTTTGAAAACTAAAGTTGTTGTGGGATAACATGTATCTTTTGGGGAGCTTAACTTTCCTAGGCCAGGGAAATAACAAGCaaagaaataatttgattttatattttaaagttcatgcctgtaattccagcactttgggaggccaaaactgggggatcacttgagcccaggagttctagaccagcctgggcaacatggtgagactccatcactacaaaaaaaaaaaaaaagcgagccATGGTGACTTGTAACTATAGTTCCAACTATTTCgggggctgaggtaggggaattgcttgaacctaggaggttgaggctgtagtgagccaagattgtgccattgcactccagcctgagtgacagagtgagaccctgtctcaagaaaaataagaacaaaacaaaaacatattaatactgtcttttttctctcttttctatcaTATTTAGGAAAACTCCTCCTTAACTTGGTAGATCATACTGAAGTGGTCAGAGATTTAACTTTTGCTCCAGATGGAAGCTTGATCCTGGTGTCAGCTTCAAGAGACAAAACTCTCAGAGTGTGGGACCTGAAAGATGATGGTATGTCTTTTTTTCCAAGCTATGAACTAGGATTCGTTTCTTGATATTACTATTGAGAGGTATTGGGAACATTTGGGGcatttgactttaaaaatggCATGTGATCACAGTTCCTTTTCTCTGCCTAACATTTTGGCTCCTTTCCTGAATAgatcaaagaaaaacataaatgtgaCCCAGAATAGGAGCCAACAGTTATTCGAAGTAAATGATCTGATATTATTCAGAAACTCATAGATCTGTATCAACTATCTGAGGACCAAATATGGATCAGATTTAGGGTTTTATGGAACCAGTCTGTTTATGTCCCCTTAGGGAGGGTTATTAACTTATTGCATTGGCCTAGGGAAAATTTAGGTAGATCTTGAAGTAACTTAGtatctaataaaatttaaattaaaacatgacCTACATGCCAGAAttcataatatgtaaatattagtaAGCATTATAATAAATTGGCTAGGTTaagaaatacttttataaaaagtgaaagatttaCTGTCCAATACAATAGAAAGATATGTTGGTGTCAAGTACTCACCTTCCTCTAAGCCTTACAAAGTTTTGCAGATGCTACCTCATTTGAGATGAGCATCTCTTCCCCTTTCTTAGTCCCTAATGAAAGAGTTTATATGTTTAGCTAAAACCTTAAATTTAAGGTCTGTTGGTGCTCTAACAGCCTCAAGCTAGAGGTTAACAGGCTTGCCTAGGGGTAATAAAGCTTTAATTGAATTAGTAGGAAACAAAACCCTCAGATCTGGAAATGTTCCAGCTGATAAATAGTAACCATTCCTTAATAAAGTACTATGCTAACATTAACAAGTCATGAAGGACCTTCTCTGCGTTTTATCTGCTCAGCCGTTGAGGTGCAAAGGGATCCCaacaattgaaatattttaataatttttattttattttgcatatcgAATGATGCTTGCTTATCTCAAACTAATTTCAGCAATGTACATGTTTTAAGAACATAGGCTTAGTAAAATATAAGCTCCAAGATAGTGGGACCCTTGCCTTATTTCCATCTATATCCTCAGTGCCGGCATAGGGCCTGGCATGCATAGGCACTCAGTAAGTTTTTGTAAAACTAAGAGTTCAGTATACTTAAGCACAGCTGTGTGCTGTGGGCATAATACACAAGGACTTTGGAGTGGGTTGTAGGTTttcaaaaaggaagaatgaaaaggCATTTTGAAGATGGTCAagtttcttaacttttaaaataagggGATTGAACTAAAAATTTGGTCTTCTGTAGATGGGGTGGGGCTAGGGTGTCCCAGACTttttctgtcacttaggctggagttctatggtgccatctcagctcactgcagcctctgcctcccaggttcaagtaattcttgtgcctcaacttcccaagtagctaggattaccggcatgcgccaccatgcctggctaattttttaaatgttttttttagtagagatgagtttcaccctgttggccagactagtcttgaactcctggcctcaagcgatccacccacctcagcctcccaaagtgttggaattacagacaaGAGCCATCGCACCAGGTCCCAGACTACTTTTTGAAGTGCTAGATGTTAAATATTTGAGGCTTGTGAACCATGCTGTCTGCTGTAGAGCACAATGTAAACACATGGACAGGATTGTGTtccagtaaaatttaaaataagcagCTGGTGTATGTCAGTAACCCTTGTTACAGATAAATTACTTTCAGCTATAAATGTTTGTGATCCTTTGATTTACTGCTGTTTTGAAATACTGCTCATTTGAAGTGGATTCTAGGGTTAATAcagattgtttcttttgttcagGAAACATGATGAAAGTATTGAGGGGGCATCAGAATTGGGTGTACAGCTGTGCATTCTCTCCTGACTCTTCTATGCTGTGTTCAGTCGGAGCCAGTAAAGCAGTATGTGTCAAAGTTCTTGTACATTAACTGTGAATTGGATTATGATAATGTGTGCATAATCATTTTAAATCTAAGTAACCTATGAAGTTTGTGCTCGGtgtcatgaatattttaaatgttttatttcatgatGGGGGAGAATTTGcatgaaggaaattaaatataGTTATTGATTGCCAAGTGAGAAGTTGGATTGTTTTTAGAGATAATAGAAAATGAGGGGCAtattagggttttcttttttgtttgtgttttttttttttttttgtaagtctaGAAAAGTTTATGTGCTGTAGAAGAAATCTAGTCTATATGTTAAGACATTCCCttgctaattattttcttctctgttgttctatttttttggtccagtttgctgtttttaaagttttgagtCCCAGCTGGTCCTGTACATTTAACTGaaaaaaagtaacttaaaataatataaaaatagcacTCATGTATGTCCTAGAGTTAAGTTATAGGTGAAATTTGATACTGTTTGTCTTATATAGCATACCTGTAGACAGCTTAAGTAAAGTGACTGTTAAGAGGGTTATGCTTATTGATGAACTCTTTTAGTTGTTTACCATTTCTAAGTTAGTGTAGTTAAATTGATCTCAGtagctaaaaatatttataaaatggttGAAGTCCAAATACATGTGATAATTACAATACACTTTGAATTAATGGAGGGTGGGAGACTagttgaaatacattttatttacccaAGGAGTATGTTAAAATGATAGTTATAAATGTTGGAAGTTTAAAACAAGATACTTAGTTTAGTTCTTTACAAATCATAAGAAGAACAAAATTAGATGTTGACATTGCTATTTTAGGCTGTGTGTTTTCCATATGCTTCTTGCTTTCCCTGTCACAGGTGGTGGCAGCAATATTGGTGTGATTGAGGTTATGCTGGCACCACTCGCACACAGGCGCACAATGGTGTTAGCTGGGCAGAAAGAGTGGCATCTCTGGCTACCGGGCTGGGGGCGACCTTTACCATAGGATGAAGTAACCTTGCATTCGGCTGCAAGGTGTACTGTACGTACACAGGTGCTGGTCGATGTccactttctgcttttctttctttcttttttcttttttaaagtaattttcccCACAGTAAAATTCACTGACTCCTGAGTAAATTGATTTTCCAGTTTTATGGATTTGGGAGTCTGACAAGTGAAACCAATTTAATATAAAGTGTTTGGCTTTCAAATGGTTTCTCTGTGCTGTTTTTTGGAATTCTTTAAAATTCCAGAGATACCTTACATCTTTGattcaatttaaaatttgtacttattttcttttagaaataatgtattatgtctgtgcagaaaaaaaaaaagccaaaaggaTTGCTTTACTCCAAGAGGAGATATTGTCTTATTAGGATAAACCTCCAAGCTCACATTTAATATAACAGACTGAAGTAAACATTAGAATCCTATTTAGAGCTGTTCTGCACAGTTAACTACTGATCTTTAGAATCTAAAATTGTATGTGAACTTATTCTTAAATAATTGAACCGTTTTATACTTCAAATGACTTATGATTGTGGTCAGTTTGGGAAAAATAAGATGGTTAAATTTTgatttattgaaatgtaattgtattattttcataaaatagcaTTTTCGTTTTGTAATGTGGTTTAACATCCTTGTTGTTTGCCAAAGAAATTTCATTTGGCTGTGAATATTCTATTTGCTTGCAGTATCTGTTTctcttcctaggctcaagttgGTGACCCAAGCCTATTGTAAACAAGTGATTATCTCAAAGGGAGATGCCAATGGAGTAACAATTTGTTAACCTTACGTTTTCtgtctgtatatttttttaaaaatctggtagtttctggaaaaaaagagaagggggtTTGTAGTACTTAACCCTATTTATTTCCGTATATTTTAGTTAATTAGTTTTTGGAATAAATGGATTTCAGTATAGCTTTGTGGTTAAATTGCATTgcctttattttatgtttaggcttatttttaaattaacatttaacaGAAACATTTGAAATAGAATTTGCATGTCTGCCTTAATTAACTTAAAGACTGATTTTAATCTGACTATGACACTGAGCGTATTCTTTAAATTACTCATAATTTATAATGCTTAATATAATCTTAATTAAATTTAGCAGTTTTAGTTTAAGATGTGCCATTTTGTCCTCTGTGTGTCTGAATGAAGCTATAACATTTGCCTTTTTATTGCAGGTTTTCCTTTGGAATATGGATAAATACACCATGATACGGAAACTAGAAGGACATCACCATGATGTGGTAGCTTGTGACTTTTCTCCTGATGGAGCATTACTGGCTACTGCATCTTATGATACTCGAGTATATATCTGGGATCCACATAATGGAGACA is part of the Chlorocebus sabaeus isolate Y175 chromosome 16, mChlSab1.0.hap1, whole genome shotgun sequence genome and encodes:
- the WSB1 gene encoding WD repeat and SOCS box-containing protein 1 — translated: MASFPPRVNEKEIVRSRTIGELLAPAAPFDKKCGRENWTVAFAPDGSYFAWSQGHRTVKLVPWSQCLQNFLLHGTKNVTNSSSLRLPRQNSDGGQKNKPREHIIDCGDIVWSLAFGSSVPEKQSRCVNIEWHRFRFGQDQLLLATGLNNGRIKIWDVYTGKLLLNLVDHTEVVRDLTFAPDGSLILVSASRDKTLRVWDLKDDGNMMKVLRGHQNWVYSCAFSPDSSMLCSVGASKAVFLWNMDKYTMIRKLEGHHHDVVACDFSPDGALLATASYDTRVYIWDPHNGDILMEFGHLFPPPTPIFAGGANDRWVRSVSFSHDGLHIASLADDKMVRFWRIDEDYPVQVAPLSNGLCCAFSTDGSVLAAGTHDGSVYFWATPRQVPSLQHLCRMSIRRVMPTQEVQELPVPSKLLEFLSYRI